GTGCGCGAGAGCGTCGCGGAGGTGCGCGAGGCGACGGGTGGCGTCGACATCCTCGTCAACAACGCCGGGTTCGTCGACGCCGTCTCGCGGACGGGCGACTTCCCGGACGAGCTGTGGGACCGCGACGTGGAGCTGAACCTCACCGGCGCGTACAACATCACGAAGGAGATCTTCCCGGCGATGCGCGAACGCGGCTGGGGCCGGGTCATCACGATGGCGTCCATCGCGGGCACGCACGGGAGCTTCGGCCAGCTGTCGTACTCGACGACGAAGTCCGGGCTGGTGGGTTTCGGGAAGACGCTCGCGCTGGAGGGGGCGACCGACGGCGTCACGTCGAACGTGCTCGCGCCGAGCATCGTCGTGAAGGAGCTGGCGGAGATGGACCCGGAGACGCTGGAGCAGTTCCAGCCGTCGTTCGAGCGGGTGCGGCAGGCGACGCCGATGGGCGAGCTGGGCCGGGAGGACGACGTGGCTCCGATGGTGTGCTACCTCGCCAGCGAGCAGGCCCGGTACGTGACGGGACAGGTCATCGGTATCACCGGCGGCGCGGACCTGCTGTCGACCTGAACGCCGGTCCCTTCAGAACTCCTCTCGCTCGAGCTGCTGGAGGCGCTCGATGCGCTGCTCGGTCGCGGGGTGCGAGCGGGTCTCCACGGTGAACTGGGTCCCGTCTTCGGGCTCGTCGCCGGTCGAGAAGCCGTGCGGGAGGAAACAGAGGCCGGCGACACCGGCGTACTGGCTGCGCTTGTCGGCGGTCGGGGTTTCGACGGACCGGTCGAGCGTCCGGAGCGCGGTCGCCATCGCGGTGGGCTGGCCCGCCAGGATGGCCCCCGAGCGGTCCGCGACGTACTCCCGGTAGGTCGAGAGGTGCTGGCTCAGGCCGAGCACGACCGCGCCGGCGATACCCAGGAAGATGCCGCCGAGGACGGCGGTCACGAGCACCGCGAACGCGAACGAGACCGTGTAGCCGAGGGTGAACGGCGGTGCTCCGATGAACGGGGCCGAGAGGACGTACGCGGCCACGACGACCCCGACCCAGACCGCCGTACTCGCCGCCCGCGAGCCGAAGGGACTGAAGTCGTCGCTGATGAGGGCGGGGACGAACGACGCGAGCGTCAGCACGACCGCGTCGCGGTTGCGGAGGTGTGCGAGCTCGTGGGCGAGCACGGCGTCGAGCTCGTCGTCGGAGAGCGCGTCGAGCAGGCCGGTGCTGACGACGACCGTGCCGTCGGTCACGCCGCCGACGGCGAAGCTGTTGGGTACGTCCGTCCGTGCGACCGCGAGCGAGGGGGCCGCCATGTCCGCGCCGACGGCGAGGCGCTGGAGGCGACCCTGCACGTCGGGGTACTCGTCGCCGGAATCCAGGGGGGCGTCGACCTCGTCGAGCAGCTCGCGCCGGCTGTAGCGGAGCTGCGCCCAGCCGAACGCGAGCGCGACCGGCAGGACGACGACGGCCCCCCACACGAGCGGCGAGGTGCCCGAGAGCCCGACCGCGTTGGCGACCGACACCTGAAGCGGCGCGAGCCAGGGGGCGACGAGGTAGGCGGCGGCCGCGACGAGGACGACATCGACGACGAGTATCGCCAGGAGGGCGAGGAGGATGCGCCACGTGAGGGCGGGGTCACGTTCCATCAGTGCCAGTTCGTTCCCGCGGAAACAAAAATATTCGTGAACTGATGGGAGGGGACGCTGCACACCGATTATTTCGGACCGGGAGGGGACGGTTGAATGGTAATATATTTAAACGATTGGACATTTCTTCGTACGTGTGGGTTACGACCTGAATCGCGCGGTCCTCGTCGTGCTCTCCGTCCTGACGGTCCTCCTCGCGGCGTCGCTGTTCCCGGCGTCGGGGTACGGGACGTACCCCGGCTCCGTCGGGGGTGACGCCGCCGGACCGTCGAACCCGACAGCATCGCCCGACGCCGACGAACCTGTCGACGTCGGAACAGCCACGTCGGAGACGACGGCGACACCGACCGGGACGCCGCGCACGACCGAGGCACCCGAGACGACCCGGACCACGGAGCGACCGGACCCCGCGACCGGCGACTCCGGCCCGGACCTCGGCGGCGGCTTCCCGGTCTCGTCGTTCCTCACCCAACTCGTCGTGCTGTTCGTCTTCCTGCTCGCTGCCGTCGGCGTCCTCGGGCTCGTCGCCGAGGTCGAACGCGAACGAACCGACGACTTCGACGGATACGTCGTCGACCTCCCGATGCTGCCGACGTTCCGGATCCGGGCCTCGTTCCTCGCGATTCCGCAGGGGACGATGTCCGTCCTCGTCGGGCTGACGGCCTCAGCCCCGCGGGTGCTCGACGGCCTCGGGCGCACGGTCGGCGGCGTCTTCGCCGGCCTCGACGAGCTCGCGTCTGGCATCGGGACGGCGTTCGTCGCCATCCCATCCGCCCTCGGCAGGGGCCTCGCCGCGATCCCCCACGGACTCGTGAGCGGGCTGGGATCGCTCTCGCTCGGCCTCTCCTCGCTGACCGCCGGCATCTCGGCCCGGGACTGGCTCTCCCGCGGCGACGACAAGCCCGCCGACCCGCGCGACGGCGCGCGAGCAGGAGACACCGACGACGAGGAGGCAGCCGAATCGGGCCCGGTCAGCATCGACGAGGCCTGGGAGGCGATGGCCGGCTACGTACCGCTCCGTCGCCCCGAGTCGAAGACCCCAGCCGAGGTCGCCCGCGCGGCCGTCGACGGCGGTCTCCCGCGGTCCGCCGTCGAACGACTGACGGCCGTGTTCCGTGACGTCCGCTACGGCCGCTACCCCCGGACCGACGACCGGAAACGCACGGCACGCGAGGCGCTCGCCGAGATACGGGAGCGTCTGGAGGGCGACGGATGATACCCCGCGTCCTCGCCGGGTTCGGCATCTCCGTCCGCCGGGCGCTGACCGTCGTCGGGACCGCGTCGCTCGTCGGCGCGCTGGGGCTCGCGTTCCTCCCGATGCCGCTCGACGCGCTGCGCGGTCCGGTGACGACGGTCGCCAACGGCACCACCATCGTGCTGCTCGCCGTCACCGCCGCCGTCCTCGGCGTCGTCCGCATCGTCCGGGAGCGAGACGACGCCGCCACGGAGCCGCCGTCGGTCGGCGTGCCCGAGGCGGCGAACTACAACTCGGTCGGCGCGACCGGCCACGATCTCGACGCGACCATCGAGAAGGTCGACGGGACCCTCCACGACCCCGGTCCGTCCGAGTGGTGGAAGGCCCGCGACCGCGAGCGCGTCGAGGACGAGATCCGGACGGCCGCCATCGACGTGCTCGCCCGACGGGAGAACTGCAGCCGCGACGAAGCCGCGGCGATGCTCGAGGCCGGCACCTGGACGGACGACCCCCGGGCCGGCAGCTTCCTCGGCGACGAGACCGCACCCGAACCATCCCTCAAGATGCAGTTCTACGACTGGCTGTCCGGCGAGGCGTACGACCGCCACGTCGAACACACCGTCGACGAGATCGTCGCGAGAGCCGACATCGAGGAGGTCGAGACCGAATGACGCGGCGGGACACCGGCCGCTGGAACGTCGGCCTCACCGTCGCCCTCGTCACGGGGACGCTGGGGCTGCTCGTCCAGAACACGGTCGTGTTCAGCGCGGCCGCCATCGGCCTCTGCTACGCGGTGTACGGCTTCGCGAGCCGGCCGCCGACGCTCGACCTGGACGTCGAGCGCACGCTCGCCGACACGTCCCCGATGCCCGGCGACGAGGTCGAGGTGACGATCACCGTCCGCAACGCCGCGGACGAACCGCTCGCCGACCTGCGGATAATCGACGGCGTCCCCGAGACGCTCGGCGTCGTCGACGGCTCGCCACGGCACATGACCGGCCTCCAGCCGGACGAGAGCGAGTCGTTCACCTACTCGGTGAAGGTCCGGCGCGGCGTCCACGAGTTCGGCGATCCGACCGCCATCGCGCGGAACGTCAGCGGTGGCGTCGAGGTCACGGAGACCGTCTCCCTGCAGAGCCGCCTCTCGTGTCACGCCCCGGTGGAGGACATGCACCTCGCCGACCAGACCATCCCGTACCCCGGTCGCGTCGAGACCGACTCGACGGGGTCGGGCATCGAGTTCCACTCCATCCGCCAGTACCATCACTCGGACCCGATGAACCGCATCGACTGGCGCGAGTTCGCCCGCAGCGGCGAGCTCCGCACCGTCGAGTTCCGGACCGACCAGGCGGCGACCGTCGTCGTCGTGGTCGACACGCGCCGCGAGGCACGTGTCTCCCGTCGTGCCGAGGAACCCGACGGCGTCGAACTCGGCACCTACGCCGCCGGCCGGATCGCGGGGCACCTGCTCGACGCCGGCAACCGCGTCGGCCTCGCACAGTACGGCAGTTCGCTCGGCTACCTGCGCCCCGGCACCGGCGACGCGCAGGCGGCACGCATCCGGAACAACCTCGACGTGCAGTCGGCGACCTCAATCCCGGTCCGCGGGACCGGGAGCGCGACGGACCCCGGGCGCGACGACCCGGACGGAGACGACCCCGCGCCGTCCTCCGGCGACACCGACTCGGGCGGGCTGGCTGCCACCGACGGCGGCTGGCGCGTCGACTGGCTCCGTCGCCGAATCCCCAACGGTGCGCAGGTGGTGTTCGTCTCGCCGCTGCTCGACGACGCACCGCTCGAACTGTTGAAACGACTCCGGGCGTCCGGCCACGCGCTCCGGGTCGTCTCGCCGGACGTGACCGCTACCGAGACGCCAGGGGGCGGCCTCGCTGCCATCCAGCGGCAGGGCCGCGTCTCGGCGCTCCGGAACCGGACGACGGACGTCGTCGAGTGGTCGCCGGACGAGCCGCTGTACGCCGCCATCGAACGGGCCACGCGGAGGTGGCAGCGATGACGCCGTACGAGTTCGACGACGGGCCGGCACGGTTCACCAGCCGGCTGGCGCTCGCCGTCGCAGGCGTCGCCGTCCTCCTGCTCGGACTCGGGACCGGACCCGGCCTGCTCGGGCAGGGCCCGGAGCTGTTGCTCGGTCTGCTCGGTGCCGGGGCACTGGTTCACGGTGCGCGCCGCGTCACCGAGGACGGGAGCCGGTCGCGAGCGGTCGGGAGCATCTGGTTCGTCTTCGGAATCCTCGGTGTCGTGGCCGCCATGGGTGCGTACAAGCCGTCGCTCGCGGCGGCCGGCGTCACGACGTTCGGAACGCTCTCCGTGCTGCTGCTCGGCCTCTCGGGCACCGTCGGCATCGACGAGGGGCTCGTCCGGTCGCTCGGCGGTGTGCTCTCGCGGTCGCTCGTGGTGGTCGTCGCCGGCACGGTCGTGCTGGCCGGGGTCCACGTGGCATTGTTCCGGTCGGCCGCCGTCGTGACCATCGCGGGCTACGGCGCACTCGTCGGCACGGGCCCGCTGGTCAGCTTCGTCGTACTCCAGCTGGAGGTGCTCCTGCTCGCGGTGCTCGTCGAGCGCGCGCTGGCGGTCGTCGACGGCTGGCTCCCCCGCCGACGGTTCGACCGCCGCGGGACCGCGCTCCGCGAGCTCGGCGTCCGCGTCGGCGACGTGCCGACCGGCGTGTACGTCCTGCTCGGGCTCCAGTTCCTGCTGGCGATGACCGGTACGGGCCAGGCCCTGTTCGCGCGCCTGCTGGTCCAGGCCGGCCCCTTCGGGACGGTCGTGGCGCGGTTCCTCGGGTGGTGGGTGCCACACGCGTTGCTCGGTGCCGGCATCCTCCTGTTCGGGAGTGTCGTCGTCGCCCGGCTCGGCCAGCGAGTCGTCGTCGGCTGGATCGGTCGGGAGCCGCCGAAGACGCTCGGCTACGCCGCCGGTGGTGTCGTGGTCTCGGTGCTCGTCGGCGTCCTGACGGCGCTCCCGCCGGCCCGGTGGCCGGTCGACCGGCTCGTGGCGGACGGCTCGGTGCTCGACGTCTCCTTCGGCACCTACGGCATGGGGACGACGTTCCTCGCGCTCGTCGTCGTCGCGCTGTGTGCCGTCCTCGTCTCGCTGCCGGTGGTCATGTTCCTGGTGTGGGACGAGTCGACCGCGGCACCCGACGGCGGCCCGACGGCCGGTGCGGGGCTGTTGCTCCTCGCCAGCATCGCGGCCGGCTTCGGCGACGCACCGGCACCCGTCGTGTTCGTCGGCGTGGCCGCCGCGCTGGCGACGTGGGACCTCTCGGTGAACGCGTCGCTGGTCGGTCGGGAGGTCGGCCGCGCGGCCGAGA
The sequence above is drawn from the Haloarchaeobius salinus genome and encodes:
- a CDS encoding SDR family NAD(P)-dependent oxidoreductase; protein product: MDLGLDDRTALITGGAGRLGSEDARHLAQEGAEVVVLDVDEDGAERVVSEIEDDGGDAMAVTCDLTDREDVRESVAEVREATGGVDILVNNAGFVDAVSRTGDFPDELWDRDVELNLTGAYNITKEIFPAMRERGWGRVITMASIAGTHGSFGQLSYSTTKSGLVGFGKTLALEGATDGVTSNVLAPSIVVKELAEMDPETLEQFQPSFERVRQATPMGELGREDDVAPMVCYLASEQARYVTGQVIGITGGADLLST
- a CDS encoding M48 family metalloprotease, which produces MERDPALTWRILLALLAILVVDVVLVAAAAYLVAPWLAPLQVSVANAVGLSGTSPLVWGAVVVLPVALAFGWAQLRYSRRELLDEVDAPLDSGDEYPDVQGRLQRLAVGADMAAPSLAVARTDVPNSFAVGGVTDGTVVVSTGLLDALSDDELDAVLAHELAHLRNRDAVVLTLASFVPALISDDFSPFGSRAASTAVWVGVVVAAYVLSAPFIGAPPFTLGYTVSFAFAVLVTAVLGGIFLGIAGAVVLGLSQHLSTYREYVADRSGAILAGQPTAMATALRTLDRSVETPTADKRSQYAGVAGLCFLPHGFSTGDEPEDGTQFTVETRSHPATEQRIERLQQLEREEF
- a CDS encoding DUF4129 domain-containing protein; the protein is MGYDLNRAVLVVLSVLTVLLAASLFPASGYGTYPGSVGGDAAGPSNPTASPDADEPVDVGTATSETTATPTGTPRTTEAPETTRTTERPDPATGDSGPDLGGGFPVSSFLTQLVVLFVFLLAAVGVLGLVAEVERERTDDFDGYVVDLPMLPTFRIRASFLAIPQGTMSVLVGLTASAPRVLDGLGRTVGGVFAGLDELASGIGTAFVAIPSALGRGLAAIPHGLVSGLGSLSLGLSSLTAGISARDWLSRGDDKPADPRDGARAGDTDDEEAAESGPVSIDEAWEAMAGYVPLRRPESKTPAEVARAAVDGGLPRSAVERLTAVFRDVRYGRYPRTDDRKRTAREALAEIRERLEGDG
- a CDS encoding DUF7269 family protein — its product is MIPRVLAGFGISVRRALTVVGTASLVGALGLAFLPMPLDALRGPVTTVANGTTIVLLAVTAAVLGVVRIVRERDDAATEPPSVGVPEAANYNSVGATGHDLDATIEKVDGTLHDPGPSEWWKARDRERVEDEIRTAAIDVLARRENCSRDEAAAMLEAGTWTDDPRAGSFLGDETAPEPSLKMQFYDWLSGEAYDRHVEHTVDEIVARADIEEVETE
- a CDS encoding DUF58 domain-containing protein, giving the protein MTRRDTGRWNVGLTVALVTGTLGLLVQNTVVFSAAAIGLCYAVYGFASRPPTLDLDVERTLADTSPMPGDEVEVTITVRNAADEPLADLRIIDGVPETLGVVDGSPRHMTGLQPDESESFTYSVKVRRGVHEFGDPTAIARNVSGGVEVTETVSLQSRLSCHAPVEDMHLADQTIPYPGRVETDSTGSGIEFHSIRQYHHSDPMNRIDWREFARSGELRTVEFRTDQAATVVVVVDTRREARVSRRAEEPDGVELGTYAAGRIAGHLLDAGNRVGLAQYGSSLGYLRPGTGDAQAARIRNNLDVQSATSIPVRGTGSATDPGRDDPDGDDPAPSSGDTDSGGLAATDGGWRVDWLRRRIPNGAQVVFVSPLLDDAPLELLKRLRASGHALRVVSPDVTATETPGGGLAAIQRQGRVSALRNRTTDVVEWSPDEPLYAAIERATRRWQR
- a CDS encoding DUF7519 family protein gives rise to the protein MTPYEFDDGPARFTSRLALAVAGVAVLLLGLGTGPGLLGQGPELLLGLLGAGALVHGARRVTEDGSRSRAVGSIWFVFGILGVVAAMGAYKPSLAAAGVTTFGTLSVLLLGLSGTVGIDEGLVRSLGGVLSRSLVVVVAGTVVLAGVHVALFRSAAVVTIAGYGALVGTGPLVSFVVLQLEVLLLAVLVERALAVVDGWLPRRRFDRRGTALRELGVRVGDVPTGVYVLLGLQFLLAMTGTGQALFARLLVQAGPFGTVVARFLGWWVPHALLGAGILLFGSVVVARLGQRVVVGWIGREPPKTLGYAAGGVVVSVLVGVLTALPPARWPVDRLVADGSVLDVSFGTYGMGTTFLALVVVALCAVLVSLPVVMFLVWDESTAAPDGGPTAGAGLLLLASIAAGFGDAPAPVVFVGVAAALATWDLSVNASLVGREVGRAAETRRGEVIHAAGVLAVGAVAVLLTTLGVEFIGAATLAVDVPRWRAVGALALLLLALVCFAALASGDGEDRLGDDGDGGGDDQPVESRAWYARFDDL